One region of Diabrotica undecimpunctata isolate CICGRU chromosome 6, icDiaUnde3, whole genome shotgun sequence genomic DNA includes:
- the LOC140444220 gene encoding transcription elongation factor SPT4-like, with translation MNLDSIPRDLRGLRACLVCSLIKNFDQFEKEGCDNCEEFLRMKNSHDNVYDCTSSNFDGMISVMCPDDSWVAKWQRISRLNRGVYAISVSGTLPKSIIKDLKSRGITYKSRDTSQR, from the exons ATGAATTTAGATTCCATACCAAGAGACCTGAGAGGTCTGAGAGCTTGTTTGGTATGCTCTCTTATAAAA aatTTTGACCAATTCGAGAAGGAAGGATGCGACAATTGTGAAGAATTCTTGAGAATGAAAAACAGCCACGATAACGTTTATGATTGTACTAGCAGTAATTTTGATGG AATGATCTCTGTGATGTGTCCAGATGATAGCTGGGTGGCTAAATGGCAAAGAATTA GTCGCTTAAACAGAGGTGTCTATGCCATTTCTGTATCTGGTACCTTACCGAAGAGTATAATAAAGGATTTGAAAAGCAGAGGCATTACTTATAAGAGTAGAGATACAAGTCAAAGATAA